Proteins encoded together in one Mus caroli chromosome 4, CAROLI_EIJ_v1.1, whole genome shotgun sequence window:
- the Mob3c gene encoding MOB kinase activator 3C, whose translation MALCLKQVFAKDKTFRPRKRFEPGTQRFELYKKAQASLKSGLDLRSVVRLPPGESIDDWIAVHVVDFFNRINLIYGTMAEHCSESSCPVMAGGPRYEYRWQDERQYRRPAKLSAPRYMALLMDWIEGLINDENVFPTRVGVPFPKNFQQVCTKILTRLFRVFVHVYIHHFDSILSMGAEAHVNTCYKHFYYFIQEFSLVDQRELEPLREMTERICH comes from the exons ATGGCACTGTGTCTGAAGCAGGTGTTTGCGAAGGACAAGACTTTCCGGCCCCGGAAGCGCTTCGAGCCTGGCACACAGCGCTTTGAGCTATATAAGAAGGCACAAGCTTCACTCAAGTCCGGCCTGGACCTTCGGAGTGTGGTGAGGCTGCCGCCTGGGGAGAGCATCGATGACTGGATCGCTGTGCATGTGGTGGACTTCTTCAACCGTATTAACCTCATCTATGGCACCATGGCTGAGCACTGCAGTGAGAGCAGCTGCCCAGTCATGGCTGGTGGGCCCCGCTACGAGTACCGCTGGCAGGACGAGCGTCAGTACCGAAGGCCCGCCAAGCTCTCAGCACCCCGCTATATGGCATTGCTCATGGACTGGATCGAGGGTCTCATCAATGATGAGAATGTCTTTCCTACACGTGTGG GAGTTCCCTTCCCCAAGAACTTCCAGCAGGTCTGCACCAAGATCCTGACCCGACTCTTCCGAGTCTTTGTCCATGTCTACATCCACCACTTCGACAGCATCCTCAGCATGGGGGCGGAGGCACATGTCAACACCTGCTATAAGCACTTTTACTACTTCATCCAGGAGTTCAGCCTGGTGGACCAGAGGGAACTGGAGCCACTG AGGGAGATGACAGAACGGATCTGTCACTGA